In the genome of Anabaena cylindrica PCC 7122, the window ATAGAAACAGCTATAGCTACTGTTCTGGGGTATCATGTGACACTCCACGGCGCAGGGCGAACCGATGCCGGAGTTCACGCGGCTGCTCAAGTAGCTCATTTTGATGCCACAGGTTTAATTCCGGCTCACAAATGGGCAACAGTTCTGAACAGCTATCTGCCCCCAGATATATTAATCAGGGCTTCGGCTGGTGTTAGTGACAGTTGGCACGCTCGCTTTAGTGCAGTATCTCGACGATATCGCTACACCATCTATACTGAAGCACTACCGAACTTGTTCGTAACCCCCTTCAGTTGGCATTATTATTATGCTCCCTTGGATGAATCTTTAATTCAAGCTGCCCTTAAACCTCTGCTGGGAAAACATCATTTAGCTGCTTTTCACCGTGCAGGATCTGCGCGATCGCATTCCTGGGTAGAAGTACAAGTAGCCGAATGTCATCGTAGTGGGCCATTTATCCATATTGAAATTCAAGCCAATGGATTTTTGTATGGCATGGTGCGCCTATTGGTAGGGATGCTGGTAGAAGTAGGTTCTGGACAAAGGACGCTGAATAATTTTACAGAAATCTGGCAAGAACAACGCCGGGATGAAGTGAAATATGCCGCACCTCCCCAGGGCTTATGTTTGTTGAGAGTCGGTTATCCCGATTTTCCCTTTCCCAGCGAAATTTGGTACGACACCCTGCCATATTTAGTGTTTAGTCATTAGTCATTAGCACAACTGACTAAGAACAAAAAACAAAGGACAAATAACAATGAGTAGTAAAACATACCTTCCTCCTCAAGCAACCCTTGAGCGTGACTGGTACGTAGTAGATGCCACCGATAAACGCCTCGGCCGTCTGGCCAGCGAAATCGCCATGATCCTCAGAGGGAAAAAGAAACCTGAATATACCCCTCATATGGACACAGGTGATTTTGTAGTTGTCATCAATGCCGAAAAAGTGGCAGTTACAGGCAAAAAACGTACCCAAAAAATCTACCGTCGCCATTCTGGTCGTCCTGGTGGAATGAAAACAGAAACCTTTGCCAAGCTGCAACAGCGCCTACCCGAAAGGATTTTAGAACACGCTGTTAAAGGGATGCTGCCTAAAAATAGCTTAGGTAAGCAATTATTCACTAAATTGAAAGTATACGCTGGTCCTACTCATCCCCATGCGGCTCAACAACCCAAAGAACTAGTAATTAATACAATTCCTGGAGAAAATTAATGCAAGTAGCAGAAGCTAATAGCGGTCGCGCCGTTTACTGGGGTACAGGCCGCCGTAAGTCCGCAGTAGCGCGGGTACGTCTAGTTCCAGGCGAAGGCAAGTTTGTTGTCAATGGCAAAGATGGAGAATTGTATTTCCAATTTAATGCCAACTATCTAGGAGCTATCAAAGCGCCCTTAGAGACCTTAGGACTAGAAAGCGAATATGACATTTTAGTCAAAGCAGAAGGTGGCGGCTTAACAGGACAAGCAGATTCCATTCGCTTGGGAGTAGCCCGTGCCTTATGCCAACTAGACCCAGATAATCGCCCACCTTTGAAAACCGAAGGCTACCTAACTCGTGACCCACGAGCTAAAGAACGGAAGAAATACGGTTTACACAAAGCGCGGAAAGCTCCTCAGTACTCCAAACGGTAAGACAGGAGGCAGGAGGCAGGAGGCAGAAGGTTATTCAAATTTTTCCCCAGTCCCCCAGTCCCCAGTCCCAGTTATAATTTATATAGATTCACCACAAAAGGAACAATGGCTAAATCTGATATTCATCCCAAGTGGTATCCAGACGCTAAAGTCTACTGCAACGGTCAAGTCGTTATGACCATAGGTTCAACCAAACCCGAACTGCACGTAGATGTTTGGTCTGGAAATCACCCCTTTTACACTGGTACTCAGAAGATGATTGACGCTGAGGGTCGAGTTGAACGTTTCCTCCGCAAGTACGGTATGAGCAGTACTCAAGAAACTGGCGATACTACAAAGTAGCGGATTGGCTGTAGCTGTTAACGACGACCCTGCATCTGCTGGGTCGATTGTCATTTAATGCTTGGGCCAATTTGTTATTGTAAGGAATCGTAATCATGGCTGAATCATACCTGCTGGAGAAACTTAAATCTGTTGAACAAACTTTTCATGAATTAACACGTCGGTTAGGCGACCCTGATACGACTAAAAATCCTGATGAGTATCAAAAAATTGCTAAGTCTCGTTCTTCCTTGGAAGAAGTAGTAAATACTTATGAAACTTGGAAGACGGCGCAGGAAGACTTGACAGGCGCACGTCAAGTACTTAAAGAAGCAAATAATGATCCTGAGTTGC includes:
- the truA gene encoding tRNA pseudouridine(38-40) synthase TruA, which produces MLESRQPTPTHRVSLVIQYLGTRFHGWQRQKAQRTVQEEIETAIATVLGYHVTLHGAGRTDAGVHAAAQVAHFDATGLIPAHKWATVLNSYLPPDILIRASAGVSDSWHARFSAVSRRYRYTIYTEALPNLFVTPFSWHYYYAPLDESLIQAALKPLLGKHHLAAFHRAGSARSHSWVEVQVAECHRSGPFIHIEIQANGFLYGMVRLLVGMLVEVGSGQRTLNNFTEIWQEQRRDEVKYAAPPQGLCLLRVGYPDFPFPSEIWYDTLPYLVFSH
- the rplM gene encoding 50S ribosomal protein L13; translated protein: MSSKTYLPPQATLERDWYVVDATDKRLGRLASEIAMILRGKKKPEYTPHMDTGDFVVVINAEKVAVTGKKRTQKIYRRHSGRPGGMKTETFAKLQQRLPERILEHAVKGMLPKNSLGKQLFTKLKVYAGPTHPHAAQQPKELVINTIPGEN
- the rpsI gene encoding 30S ribosomal protein S9; translation: MQVAEANSGRAVYWGTGRRKSAVARVRLVPGEGKFVVNGKDGELYFQFNANYLGAIKAPLETLGLESEYDILVKAEGGGLTGQADSIRLGVARALCQLDPDNRPPLKTEGYLTRDPRAKERKKYGLHKARKAPQYSKR
- the rpmE gene encoding 50S ribosomal protein L31, producing MAKSDIHPKWYPDAKVYCNGQVVMTIGSTKPELHVDVWSGNHPFYTGTQKMIDAEGRVERFLRKYGMSSTQETGDTTK